A section of the Cutibacterium granulosum genome encodes:
- a CDS encoding DUF948 domain-containing protein produces MSIGSIAALIAAIAAVVLVALLAVPIVKLGHVMDEITSSVRDVDRSALEILEELRQTVITTNEEISRIGDVTENVNRMSEHAANATQHASDVGRVVATVVGAPARATSRMRTAMHRHRRPKAVAAIEAPTRHQAAQDAREAASRRGEPQSPREDEPTKRGTGPAPITAEPLATDES; encoded by the coding sequence GTGAGCATCGGAAGCATTGCTGCACTCATTGCCGCGATTGCCGCCGTCGTCCTCGTGGCACTGCTTGCCGTGCCCATCGTCAAGCTCGGTCACGTCATGGACGAGATCACCTCCAGCGTGCGCGATGTCGACCGGTCCGCCCTGGAGATCCTCGAGGAACTGCGCCAGACGGTCATCACGACCAATGAGGAGATCTCGCGCATCGGTGACGTCACCGAGAACGTCAACCGCATGAGTGAGCACGCCGCCAATGCCACCCAGCACGCCAGTGACGTGGGCCGGGTCGTGGCCACCGTGGTCGGCGCACCAGCTCGGGCCACCTCACGCATGCGCACCGCCATGCACCGGCATCGCAGGCCCAAGGCGGTGGCTGCCATCGAGGCACCGACCCGGCACCAGGCCGCGCAGGATGCGCGCGAGGCGGCATCCCGCCGCGGCGAGCCACAGTCCCCCCGCGAGGACGAACCGACCAAGCGTGGGACAGGGCCGGCCCCCATCACTGCGGAGCCCCTTGCCACCGACGAGTCCTGA
- a CDS encoding replication-associated recombination protein A: MSTDLFGNPDPRDQPTPATTGGSLDAVNPDAPLAVRLRPRTVDEIVGQQHLLTPGSPLRRLAEGTAAMSVFLWGPPGVGKTTIASVVSHSTNRRFVEISAVTAGVKDVRRELDVARRELVNGRPTVLFVDEVHRFSKAQQDVLLPAVENRIVTLIAATTENPSFSVISPLLSRSLLLTLKPLSTEDISRLIDRALNDERGLRTPDGGGYTLAEDARADLLQLSGGDARRVLTYLEESAAGADSAHTTTITSELLTTAVDRAAVRYDKGGDQHYDVISAFIKSVRGSDVDAALHYLARMIEAGEDPRFIARRLVILASEDIGMAAPSVLQTCVAAAQAVQLIGMPEARLNLAQATIAAATAPKSNAVITAIDSALADVRAGKGGPVPPHLRDAHYSSAADLGHGIGYRYAHNFPQGVAPQQYLPEDLAEVRYYQPTDHGNERNIAGLLPGLRELLGREATNQRRSEGNGPNR; this comes from the coding sequence GTGAGCACCGACCTCTTCGGAAACCCTGATCCGCGCGACCAACCGACCCCCGCCACCACGGGAGGGTCGCTGGACGCCGTCAATCCCGATGCCCCGCTGGCAGTGCGGTTGCGTCCCCGCACGGTGGACGAGATCGTCGGTCAGCAGCACCTGCTCACCCCCGGCTCACCACTGCGTCGTCTGGCCGAGGGAACGGCCGCGATGAGTGTCTTCCTGTGGGGGCCACCCGGGGTCGGCAAGACGACGATCGCCTCGGTGGTCTCGCACTCCACCAATCGCCGGTTCGTCGAGATCTCCGCGGTGACGGCTGGCGTCAAGGACGTGCGCCGTGAGCTGGACGTTGCGCGCCGGGAACTCGTCAACGGGCGGCCCACCGTGCTCTTCGTCGACGAGGTGCACCGGTTCTCCAAGGCCCAGCAGGACGTCCTGCTGCCAGCAGTGGAGAACCGCATCGTCACCCTCATCGCCGCCACCACCGAGAACCCGTCGTTCTCGGTCATCTCGCCGTTGCTCAGCCGGTCCCTGCTGCTCACCCTGAAACCCCTGAGCACCGAGGACATCTCCCGCCTCATCGACCGAGCCCTGAATGACGAGCGCGGCCTGCGCACCCCCGACGGGGGCGGTTACACCTTGGCCGAGGATGCTCGGGCCGATCTGCTGCAGCTCTCAGGTGGGGACGCCCGCCGCGTCCTCACCTATCTGGAGGAGTCCGCTGCCGGGGCCGACTCCGCACACACGACGACCATCACCTCCGAGCTGCTCACCACTGCCGTGGACCGGGCCGCTGTGCGCTACGACAAGGGCGGCGACCAGCACTACGACGTCATCAGCGCCTTCATCAAGTCGGTGCGTGGCTCCGACGTCGACGCTGCCCTGCACTACCTGGCACGCATGATCGAGGCGGGGGAGGACCCCCGATTCATTGCCCGGCGGCTCGTCATCCTGGCCTCCGAGGACATCGGCATGGCAGCTCCCAGCGTGTTGCAGACCTGTGTGGCGGCGGCGCAGGCGGTCCAGCTCATCGGTATGCCCGAGGCTCGTCTCAACTTGGCCCAGGCCACCATCGCTGCTGCGACCGCACCCAAGTCCAATGCCGTCATCACGGCGATCGACTCCGCCCTGGCCGACGTGCGCGCTGGCAAGGGAGGACCGGTGCCACCACATCTGCGCGATGCCCACTACTCCTCGGCAGCAGACCTGGGCCACGGCATCGGCTACAGATATGCCCACAACTTCCCCCAAGGAGTGGCCCCGCAGCAGTACCTGCCCGAAGACCTGGCCGAGGTGCGCTACTACCAGCCCACCGATCACGGCAATGAACGCAACATCGCGGGATTGTTGCCCGGACTACGGGAGCTGCTGGGGCGGGAAGCCACCAACCAGCGCCGGTCCGAGGGCAACGGACCGAATCGGTGA
- a CDS encoding tyrosine-protein phosphatase encodes MAFSWIELDGVLNMRDLVGTRLAGGDRIAPHRLVRSDNLNFLTDHDVAVLIEQIGVVDVVDLRSNYECQRIGLSPLEDDPRVRVHHGSLYPETDPSSDVPPWKASVDAIGSANRNDELAQHYLNYLRWSPEVVVDHLRVIASSPGATVVHCAAGKDRTGTIIGLLLCALGADEQDIIDDYAASGQRLSQIVARLGEAASAGAATHGAYDTPDQSTPPEVMARFLELLGGQQGALDLLGSHGWTAADHEQLRRTLTSPHTTVGSRDGASARHPGDGGRVPVAGSVPTTGQQPPAESTTQDHEL; translated from the coding sequence GTGGCATTCTCCTGGATCGAACTCGACGGCGTCCTCAACATGCGCGACCTGGTGGGCACCCGGTTGGCCGGTGGGGATCGGATCGCGCCGCATCGGCTGGTGCGCTCCGACAACCTCAACTTCCTCACCGACCACGACGTCGCGGTGCTCATCGAGCAGATCGGGGTGGTCGACGTCGTCGACCTACGATCAAACTACGAGTGCCAACGCATCGGGCTGAGCCCTCTGGAGGACGACCCGCGAGTGCGAGTGCATCACGGGTCGCTGTACCCCGAGACCGATCCGAGCAGTGACGTGCCGCCGTGGAAGGCCTCGGTGGATGCCATCGGCTCCGCCAATCGCAACGACGAGCTGGCCCAGCACTATCTCAATTACCTGCGCTGGAGCCCCGAGGTCGTCGTCGACCACCTGCGCGTCATCGCATCCAGTCCAGGTGCCACCGTGGTCCACTGTGCGGCCGGAAAGGATCGTACCGGGACGATCATCGGGTTGCTGCTGTGCGCCCTGGGTGCCGACGAGCAGGACATCATCGACGACTACGCCGCCAGCGGGCAGCGTCTGAGCCAGATCGTTGCCCGACTGGGGGAGGCTGCCAGTGCAGGAGCTGCCACCCACGGGGCATATGACACCCCCGACCAGTCCACACCGCCAGAGGTCATGGCCCGGTTCCTCGAGTTGCTCGGCGGCCAGCAGGGTGCTCTCGACCTGCTGGGTTCCCACGGATGGACCGCGGCCGATCACGAGCAGCTGCGCCGAACCCTCACCAGCCCCCACACCACGGTGGGCAGTCGTGACGGTGCGTCTGCTCGCCATCCGGGCGACGGTGGGCGTGTTCCTGTCGCCGGGAGCGTCCCCACCACCGGCCAGCAACCCCCTGCCGAATCCACGACCCAGGACCACGAGCTGTGA
- the aspS gene encoding aspartate--tRNA ligase, protein MLRTHDAGSLRASDIGEEVTLAGWVGHRRDHGGVAFIDLRDASGLAQVVIRDEILDSSGAHDLRNEFCIRVTGVVEARPEGNANPNLPSGEIEVNISTLEVLNPSAPLPFQIDEHINVGEDARLKYRYLDLRRPRQHEALVLRSKVTHKIREVLDRHDFYDIETPTLTRSTPEGARDFLVPARLAPGSWYALPQSPQLFKQLLMVSGMERYYQIARCYRDEDFRADRQPEFTQLDVEMSFVEQDDVIALAEEVMGECWKLIGVDIQAPLQRITWHDAMNRFGSDKPDLRFGNEITEVTEFFADTPFRVFQAAYVGAVVMPGGASQPRRQFDAWQEWARTRGAKGLAYITVAEDGTLGGPVAKNISEAEKAGIARKVGANPGDAIFFAAGARTASQELLGAARLEIGKRCHLYEPGDWAFCWVVDAPLFKSTKEAESSGDVAVGDGAWTAVHHAFTSPTPGCIDTFDTDPGSALAYAYDFVCNGNEVGGGSIRIHRRDIQERVFKVMGINAEQAQEKFGFLLDAFKFGAPPHGGIAFGLDRLVMLLGGFDSIRDVIAFPKTGNGFDPLTEAPAPITPQQRREAGVDTKPAKKKDAEAKDAASAK, encoded by the coding sequence GTGCTGCGAACCCACGACGCCGGAAGCCTGCGCGCCAGCGACATCGGCGAGGAGGTGACTCTCGCCGGATGGGTCGGTCATCGACGCGACCATGGCGGCGTGGCCTTCATCGACCTGCGTGACGCCTCGGGGCTTGCCCAGGTCGTCATCCGCGACGAGATCCTCGACTCCTCAGGTGCCCATGACCTGCGCAACGAGTTCTGCATCCGCGTCACCGGCGTCGTCGAGGCACGTCCGGAGGGCAATGCGAACCCGAACCTGCCGTCGGGTGAGATCGAGGTGAACATCTCCACCCTCGAGGTGCTCAACCCGTCGGCACCCCTGCCGTTCCAGATCGACGAGCACATCAACGTCGGTGAGGACGCCCGTCTCAAGTATCGTTACCTCGACCTGCGTCGTCCACGTCAGCACGAGGCCCTGGTGCTGCGCTCCAAGGTGACGCACAAGATTCGCGAGGTGCTGGACCGCCACGACTTCTACGACATCGAGACACCGACCCTCACCCGCTCCACCCCGGAGGGGGCTCGTGACTTCCTGGTACCGGCCCGTCTGGCCCCGGGCAGCTGGTACGCCCTGCCACAGAGCCCCCAGCTGTTCAAGCAGCTGCTCATGGTCTCCGGCATGGAGCGTTACTACCAGATCGCGCGATGCTACCGTGACGAGGATTTCCGTGCCGATCGCCAGCCCGAGTTCACCCAGCTCGACGTTGAGATGAGCTTCGTCGAGCAGGACGACGTCATTGCCCTGGCCGAGGAGGTCATGGGAGAGTGCTGGAAGCTCATCGGAGTGGACATTCAGGCCCCGCTGCAGCGCATCACCTGGCACGACGCCATGAACCGTTTCGGCTCCGACAAGCCCGATCTACGATTCGGCAACGAGATCACCGAGGTCACCGAGTTCTTCGCCGACACCCCGTTCCGGGTGTTCCAGGCGGCCTACGTCGGTGCCGTCGTCATGCCGGGCGGTGCCTCCCAGCCACGTCGTCAGTTCGACGCCTGGCAGGAGTGGGCCCGTACCCGCGGCGCCAAGGGTCTTGCCTACATCACGGTGGCCGAGGACGGCACACTGGGTGGCCCGGTCGCCAAGAACATCTCCGAGGCCGAGAAGGCCGGAATCGCACGGAAGGTCGGGGCCAACCCCGGAGACGCGATCTTCTTCGCCGCCGGTGCCCGTACCGCCTCCCAGGAACTGCTCGGCGCAGCCCGCCTGGAGATCGGCAAGCGCTGCCACCTCTACGAACCGGGTGACTGGGCGTTCTGCTGGGTCGTCGACGCCCCACTGTTCAAGTCGACCAAGGAGGCCGAGAGCTCGGGCGACGTGGCCGTCGGCGACGGGGCATGGACCGCGGTGCACCACGCCTTCACCAGCCCCACCCCCGGCTGCATCGACACCTTCGACACCGATCCGGGATCGGCCTTGGCCTATGCCTACGACTTCGTCTGCAACGGCAACGAGGTCGGCGGTGGCTCCATCCGTATCCACCGCCGTGACATCCAGGAACGGGTGTTCAAGGTCATGGGCATCAACGCCGAGCAGGCCCAGGAGAAGTTCGGCTTCCTGCTGGACGCCTTCAAGTTCGGCGCCCCGCCACACGGCGGCATCGCCTTCGGACTGGACCGTCTGGTCATGCTCCTGGGAGGATTCGACTCCATCCGCGACGTCATCGCCTTCCCCAAGACGGGCAACGGCTTCGACCCGCTCACCGAGGCTCCCGCCCCCATCACCCCGCAGCAGCGTCGTGAGGCCGGTGTGGATACCAAACCCGCCAAGAAGAAGGATGCCGAGGCGAAGGACGCAGCGTCCGCGAAGTGA
- a CDS encoding TetR family transcriptional regulator, producing the protein MSSASARSTGTSDHLPAGPRRGPRTDAGAARSAILTAARSLFQQMDYQSVSMRAIARTAGVDTSLVSYYFGTKQELYLQTISLPSGPHRIIAEACASSSIDELGETLVRSFLTAWPGQGTADQDDRTAGNSMQGMTQALLQEPDAFHNLHDFYQHMIVEPVAHLLGTRFDEQEAEVRAALAVTHLLGIFITRTIVGLDALRHLPDDELIAREAPTLQTILTGSLPSSAPIDDVWKDNPGPANTVPRGRTP; encoded by the coding sequence ATGTCATCGGCATCTGCTCGCAGCACTGGCACGTCGGATCATCTGCCAGCTGGGCCACGACGAGGCCCCCGCACCGATGCTGGAGCGGCACGCTCGGCAATCCTCACCGCGGCACGCAGCCTCTTTCAGCAGATGGACTACCAGTCGGTGAGCATGCGAGCCATCGCCCGCACGGCCGGGGTGGACACCTCGTTGGTGAGCTACTACTTCGGCACCAAGCAGGAGCTCTACCTGCAGACGATCTCGCTGCCCAGCGGTCCGCATCGCATCATTGCCGAGGCCTGTGCGTCGTCGAGCATCGACGAGCTGGGGGAGACACTGGTACGTTCCTTCCTCACCGCCTGGCCCGGGCAGGGCACGGCGGATCAGGACGACCGGACAGCAGGAAACTCGATGCAGGGCATGACCCAGGCACTGCTGCAGGAACCCGATGCGTTCCACAATCTGCACGACTTCTACCAGCACATGATCGTCGAACCGGTTGCCCATCTGCTGGGTACGCGTTTCGACGAGCAGGAGGCCGAGGTGCGAGCCGCCCTGGCGGTCACCCATCTGCTGGGAATCTTCATCACCCGCACCATTGTGGGACTCGACGCCCTGCGCCACCTGCCTGACGACGAACTCATCGCCCGGGAGGCCCCAACCCTCCAGACGATTCTCACCGGATCGCTCCCCTCATCGGCCCCGATCGACGACGTCTGGAAGGACAACCCCGGCCCGGCAAACACCGTGCCCCGTGGCCGCACCCCATGA
- a CDS encoding acyl-CoA dehydratase activase-related protein yields MDAQVMRMGLDVGSTTIKAVVFDGDPGADAPILFEDYRRHRADITGALASLLADAAEALPARRVIASVTGSAGLGTADALGIPFIQEVMAETAAVQHWNPDADVLLELGGEDAKITYLKPVPEQRMNGSCAGGTGAFIDQMATLLHTDAPGLNELAMNASMTYPIASRCGVFAKSDLQPLINDGAQHEDLAASVMQAVATQCIAGLACGRPIRGQVVFLGGPLHFMPSLRHAFATILDGKVDEFVTPERAQLYVAMGAALTAHGTSIGIDELARVARHSRAATGVNQSMPPLFHDEEELASFRARHARAKLPRIPIGHAKGELFLGVDAGSTTIKSVVLDDSLNIVASSYASNEGDPVNAAVRILADLYDELPTGAVIARTCTTGYGEGLVKAALGADDGEVETMAHYRAAAHLCPGVTSIIDIGGQDMKYLRVVDGVIDSISVNEACSSGCGSFLQTFAAGMDTDIRSFAAMSLDAEHPVDLGSRCTVFMNSSVKQAQKEGASPADIAAGLSYSVVRNALYKVIKLTDPAQLGDKVVVQGGTFLNDAVLRAFELLTGREVVRPSEAGLMGAYGAALTARARFHAGEPAGVGLRDRGELDGFAVETHRDDCMLCQNHCQRTISTFSDGRVFVSGNRCERGAQVDNRKLKRAPKSELPNLFEAKYKRLFSYRRLTAKKAYRGDMGIARSLNMYENYPFWFTVLSTLGYRVMISGRSSHEMFDKGMESIASENICYPAKLSNGHIEDLVQRGVKRVFDPCIRFERVSVEQADAHFNCPVVASYPEVIRANVDSLREQGVELISPFLSLANEDKLAERLTEIFASDGVTLEEARRAVAAGTAEDEAFHADIRRMGEEALEYMRVHDVPGVVLAGRPYHVDPEIHHGIPEMVNSLGMAVLTEDSVAHLGADLLERPLRVRDQWMFHSRLYQAAAFVRSQGNLELVQLNSFGCGLDAITTDQVREILAARDRIYTTLKIDEVSNLGAARIRVRSLQAAAKERASQEDRPVVNHQVSASPVRFTKQMRKTHTILVPQLATYQTAIAEAALRSCGYRVEVLKVASHDDIERGLAVVNNDACFPAIVVIGQLVSALKSGRYDLDHVSLFLTQTGGMCRATNYIALLRKALKDAGFGQIPVIAASLQGLEDNPGFKLTGPLVHRMAQAVTLGDLIQRVHLRTRPYEAVPGSADELMQRWQTICREHFEDGGTSPTWGRRTSYSALVRGIVDAFEALPLRDEPRKPRVGVLGEILVQFHPDANNHIVEVIESEGCEAVLPGLMWFVHNALTSGDYNWKTFGTEKWKRFLKKGFLAVLQQYQKPVDAALGTSQRFEVPTHISRIVEEAQQIVQLGNQSGEGWYLVGEMIDMIEEGVPNICVVQPFACLPNHVTGRGIFREIRRQYPHANVASIDYDPGASQVNQLNRIKLMAATARDRHEELTNVEQGAPIRGEHVAGGGSATNGPGAASGTQGGDQDGSEHAGMAGAVDLKDARGAVSLGVM; encoded by the coding sequence ATGGACGCACAGGTCATGCGGATGGGGCTCGACGTCGGTTCGACGACGATCAAGGCTGTGGTTTTCGACGGCGATCCGGGCGCGGACGCCCCGATCCTCTTCGAGGACTATCGCCGACATCGAGCTGACATCACCGGTGCGCTTGCCAGCCTGCTCGCCGATGCCGCCGAGGCCCTGCCCGCACGCCGCGTCATCGCATCGGTGACGGGATCGGCCGGACTGGGCACTGCCGATGCCCTAGGAATCCCGTTCATCCAGGAGGTCATGGCCGAGACCGCTGCGGTGCAGCACTGGAACCCCGATGCCGACGTCCTGCTGGAACTCGGTGGTGAGGACGCCAAGATCACCTACCTCAAACCGGTACCGGAACAGCGCATGAACGGCTCGTGCGCCGGCGGAACCGGTGCGTTCATCGACCAGATGGCCACCCTGCTGCACACCGACGCCCCAGGGCTCAACGAACTGGCGATGAACGCGTCGATGACGTACCCCATCGCCTCGCGATGTGGCGTGTTCGCCAAGTCGGACCTGCAACCGCTCATCAACGACGGTGCCCAGCACGAGGATCTTGCCGCCTCGGTCATGCAGGCGGTGGCCACCCAGTGCATCGCAGGTCTGGCCTGCGGCCGTCCGATCCGGGGACAGGTCGTCTTCCTCGGTGGCCCGCTGCACTTCATGCCGAGTCTGCGACATGCCTTCGCCACGATCCTCGACGGCAAGGTCGACGAGTTCGTCACCCCGGAGCGTGCCCAGCTCTACGTCGCCATGGGAGCGGCTCTCACCGCGCACGGCACCTCCATCGGGATAGACGAGCTGGCACGGGTCGCCCGACACAGCCGGGCCGCCACCGGCGTCAACCAGTCCATGCCCCCGCTCTTCCATGACGAGGAGGAACTGGCGTCCTTCCGCGCCCGACATGCTCGCGCAAAGTTGCCACGCATCCCCATCGGCCACGCCAAGGGAGAACTCTTCCTGGGGGTGGACGCCGGCTCGACGACGATCAAATCCGTCGTGCTGGACGACTCCCTCAACATCGTCGCGAGCTCCTACGCCTCCAACGAGGGCGATCCGGTCAATGCCGCGGTGCGGATCCTCGCCGACCTGTACGACGAACTGCCCACCGGGGCCGTCATCGCTCGAACCTGCACCACCGGGTACGGGGAGGGACTCGTCAAGGCAGCCCTGGGCGCCGACGATGGTGAGGTCGAGACGATGGCCCACTACCGCGCTGCGGCCCACCTGTGCCCCGGGGTGACCTCGATCATCGACATCGGTGGTCAGGACATGAAATACCTGCGCGTCGTCGACGGGGTCATCGACTCCATCAGCGTCAACGAGGCCTGCTCATCGGGGTGTGGCTCCTTCCTGCAGACCTTTGCCGCCGGTATGGACACCGACATCCGCAGTTTCGCCGCGATGAGCCTGGACGCCGAGCACCCGGTCGATCTGGGCAGTCGCTGCACCGTGTTCATGAACTCCTCGGTCAAGCAGGCGCAGAAGGAGGGGGCCTCCCCCGCCGACATTGCCGCCGGATTGAGCTACTCCGTGGTGCGCAATGCGCTGTACAAGGTCATCAAGCTCACCGATCCGGCCCAGCTCGGCGACAAGGTCGTCGTGCAGGGGGGCACCTTCCTCAACGACGCCGTGCTGCGTGCCTTCGAACTGCTCACCGGACGGGAGGTGGTTCGTCCCTCCGAGGCCGGTCTCATGGGTGCCTACGGAGCTGCCCTCACGGCACGTGCCCGGTTCCACGCCGGGGAACCGGCCGGTGTGGGGTTGCGAGACCGTGGCGAGCTCGACGGTTTCGCCGTGGAGACCCACCGCGACGACTGCATGCTGTGCCAGAATCACTGCCAGCGCACCATCTCCACCTTCTCCGACGGTCGCGTCTTCGTGTCGGGGAACCGCTGCGAACGTGGCGCCCAGGTGGACAATCGCAAACTCAAGCGAGCCCCCAAGTCGGAGCTGCCCAACCTCTTCGAGGCCAAGTACAAGCGGCTGTTCTCCTATCGCCGACTCACTGCCAAGAAGGCGTACCGTGGCGACATGGGCATCGCCCGTTCGCTCAACATGTACGAGAACTACCCGTTCTGGTTCACGGTGCTCTCCACGCTGGGCTATCGGGTGATGATCTCGGGGCGGTCCAGCCATGAGATGTTCGACAAGGGCATGGAGTCGATCGCCTCGGAGAACATCTGCTACCCCGCCAAGCTCTCCAATGGCCACATCGAGGACCTCGTGCAACGCGGCGTCAAGCGGGTCTTCGACCCATGCATCCGCTTCGAGCGGGTCTCGGTGGAGCAGGCCGATGCGCATTTCAACTGCCCGGTGGTCGCCTCCTACCCCGAGGTCATCCGGGCCAATGTCGACTCCCTGCGTGAGCAAGGTGTCGAGCTCATCTCGCCGTTCCTGTCCCTGGCCAATGAGGACAAGCTCGCCGAGCGTCTCACCGAGATCTTCGCCTCCGACGGTGTCACCCTGGAGGAGGCCCGGCGCGCCGTTGCCGCTGGAACCGCCGAGGACGAGGCCTTCCACGCAGACATTCGACGGATGGGTGAGGAGGCGCTGGAGTACATGCGCGTCCACGACGTGCCCGGCGTCGTGCTGGCCGGACGCCCCTACCACGTCGATCCCGAGATCCATCACGGCATCCCCGAGATGGTCAACTCCTTGGGCATGGCGGTGCTCACCGAGGACTCGGTGGCCCATCTGGGAGCCGATCTGCTGGAACGTCCACTGCGGGTGCGTGACCAGTGGATGTTCCACTCCCGGCTCTACCAGGCGGCGGCATTCGTGCGCAGCCAGGGCAACCTGGAACTCGTCCAGCTCAACTCGTTCGGTTGTGGGCTGGACGCCATCACCACCGATCAGGTACGGGAGATCCTCGCTGCCCGCGACCGCATCTACACGACGTTGAAGATCGACGAGGTCTCCAACCTCGGCGCGGCACGCATCCGGGTGCGTTCCCTGCAGGCCGCTGCCAAGGAGCGGGCCAGTCAGGAGGATCGTCCGGTTGTGAACCATCAGGTGTCGGCCTCCCCGGTCCGGTTCACCAAGCAGATGCGCAAGACCCACACCATCCTCGTCCCCCAGCTGGCCACCTACCAGACGGCCATCGCCGAGGCGGCGTTGCGTTCGTGCGGCTACCGGGTCGAGGTGCTCAAGGTGGCGTCCCACGACGACATCGAACGGGGGCTGGCCGTGGTCAACAATGATGCCTGTTTCCCCGCCATCGTCGTCATCGGGCAGCTCGTCTCGGCGTTGAAGTCTGGCAGGTACGACCTGGACCACGTCTCGCTGTTCCTCACCCAGACCGGCGGCATGTGTCGGGCGACGAACTACATCGCCCTGCTGCGCAAGGCCCTCAAGGATGCCGGATTCGGGCAGATCCCCGTCATCGCGGCAAGCCTGCAGGGTCTGGAGGACAACCCCGGGTTCAAGCTCACCGGTCCGCTCGTCCATCGCATGGCCCAGGCCGTCACCCTGGGCGACCTCATCCAGCGTGTCCACCTGCGCACTCGCCCCTACGAGGCCGTGCCCGGTTCAGCCGACGAGCTCATGCAACGGTGGCAGACGATCTGTCGGGAGCACTTCGAGGACGGAGGCACCTCCCCCACCTGGGGACGACGTACCAGCTACTCCGCACTGGTGCGCGGCATCGTCGACGCCTTCGAGGCCCTGCCGTTGCGTGACGAGCCACGCAAACCGCGAGTGGGGGTGTTGGGTGAGATCCTCGTGCAGTTCCATCCCGATGCCAACAATCACATCGTCGAGGTCATCGAGTCCGAGGGGTGCGAGGCCGTTCTGCCCGGGCTCATGTGGTTCGTGCACAACGCCCTCACCAGTGGCGACTACAACTGGAAGACGTTTGGCACCGAGAAGTGGAAGCGCTTCCTCAAGAAGGGGTTCCTGGCCGTGCTCCAGCAGTACCAGAAGCCGGTGGACGCCGCCCTGGGCACCTCCCAACGTTTCGAGGTGCCCACCCACATCTCGCGAATCGTCGAGGAGGCGCAGCAGATCGTCCAGTTGGGCAACCAGTCCGGAGAGGGCTGGTACCTCGTGGGCGAGATGATCGACATGATCGAGGAGGGGGTGCCCAACATCTGCGTGGTGCAGCCATTTGCCTGCCTGCCCAACCACGTCACGGGGCGCGGCATCTTCCGTGAGATCCGTCGGCAGTACCCACACGCCAACGTCGCCTCCATCGACTACGATCCCGGTGCCTCACAGGTGAACCAGCTCAACCGCATCAAGCTCATGGCTGCCACGGCACGGGACCGGCATGAGGAGCTCACGAACGTCGAGCAGGGTGCGCCGATCCGTGGGGAGCACGTCGCTGGTGGCGGCTCGGCCACGAATGGTCCAGGCGCAGCCTCAGGTACGCAAGGTGGGGATCAGGATGGTTCCGAGCATGCCGGTATGGCTGGGGCCGTTGATCTCAAGGACGCCCGTGGTGCCGTCTCACTCGGTGTCATGTGA